One genomic segment of Jaculus jaculus isolate mJacJac1 chromosome 2, mJacJac1.mat.Y.cur, whole genome shotgun sequence includes these proteins:
- the Gk2 gene encoding glycerol kinase 2, which produces MAAPKQVTVGPLVGAVVQGTNSTRFLVFNSKTAELLSHHQVELTQDFPKEGWVEQDPKEILQSVYECIERTCEKLAELNIDISNIKAIGVSNQRETTVVWDRLTGEPLYNAVVWLDLRTQSTVEALSKKIPGNNNFVKSKTGLPLSTYFSAVKLRWMLDNLRNVQKAVEEGRALFGTIDSWLIWSMTGGTNGGTHCTDVTNASRTMLFNIHSLEWDKELCDFFEIPMNILPNVWSSSEIYGLMKDGSLEGVPISGCLGDQSAALVGQMCFQEGQAKNTYGTGCFLLCNTGRKCVFSEHGLLTTVAYKLGKDKPVCYALEGSVAIAGAVIRWLRDNLQIISTSDEVENLAKQAGTSYGCYFVPAFSGLYAPYWEPSARGIICGLTQFTNKCHIAFAALEAVCFQTREILEAMNRDCGIPLSHLQVDGRMSTNKILMQLQADILHIPVVKSVMPETTALGAAMAAGSAEGVGVWSLEPENMSAIMMERFEPQIQATESEVRYSTWKKAVMKSMGWVTAQTHESADSAMLSSLPLGFFIVGSMVMLIGARYISDLSD; this is translated from the coding sequence ATGGCAGCTCCGAAGCAAGTAACTGTGGGGCCGTTGGTGGGAGCCGTGGTCCAGGGCACCAACTCCACTCGCTTTCTGGTTTTCAATTCAAAAACAGCAGAACTCCTTAGCCATCATCAAGTTGAATTAACACAAGATTTCCCCAAAGAAGGATGGGTGGAACAAGACCCCAAGGAAATTCTTCAGTCCGTCTATGAGTGTATAGAAAGAACCTGCGAGAAACTTGCCGAACTGAATATTGACATTTCTAACATTAAAGCCATCGGTGTCAGCAACCAGCGGGAAACCACAGTGGTCTGGGACAGGTTAACGGGAGAGCCTCTCTACAATGCCGTGGTATGGCTTGATCTAAGAACCCAGTCTACTGTGGAAGCTCTCAGCAAGAAGATCCCAGGAAATAACAACTTTGTTAAATCCAAGACTGGCCTTCCGCTGAGCACCTACTTCAGTGCAGTGAAACTGCGTTGGATGCTTGACAATTTGAGAAACGTTCAAAAGGCTGTtgaagaaggcagagctctttTCGGGACCATTGACTCTTGGCTTATCTGGAGTATGACTGGAGGAACCAATGGGGGCACCCATTGTACGGATGTAACCAATGCAAGCAGGACCATGCTGTTCAACATCCACTCTTTGGAGTGGGATAAAGAgctctgtgatttttttgaaaTCCCAATGAACATTCTTCCAAATGTCTGGAGCTCTTCTGAGATATATGGCTTAATGAAAGATGGGTCCCTGGAAGGTGTGCCAATATCTGGGTGTTTGGGGGACCAGTCAGCTGCCTTAGTAGGACAGATGTGCTTCCAGGAAGGACAAGCCAAAAACACATACGGAACAGGCTGTTTCTTATTATGTAATACAGGTCGAAAGTGCGTATTTTCTGAACATGGCCTTCTGACTACAGTGGCTTACAAGTTAGGCAAAGATAAGCCAGTATGTTATGCTTTAGAAGGTTCTGTTGCTATAGCTGGTGCTGTCATCCGTTGGCTAAGGGACAATCTCCAAATTATATCGACCTCAGATGAAGTTGAAAACCTTGCTAAACAAGCAGGCACTTCTTATGGCTGTTACTTTGTCCCAGCCTTTTCAGGGTTATATGCTCCTTACTGGGAACCTAGCGCACGAGGTATCATCTGTGGCCTCACCCAGTTTACTAATAAATGTCACATTGCTTTTGCTGCATTAGAAGCTGTTTGTTTCCAAACCCGAGAGATTCTGGAGGCCATGAACCGTGACTGTGGAATTCCACTCAGTCATTTACAAGTAGACGGAAGAATGAGCACCAACAAAATTCTTATGCAACTACAGGCAGACATTCTGCATATTCCTGTGGTTAAGTCTGTTATGCCTGAAACAACTGCCCTGGGAGCTGCCATGGCAGCCGGATCTGCAGAAGGAGTGGGTGTTTGGAGTCTTGAACCCGAGAACATGTCAGCAATCATGATGGAAAGGTTTGAGCCACAGATCCAGGCCACAGAAAGTGAAGTTCGTTACTCTACCTGGAAGAAAGCGGTGATGAAGTCAATGGGTTGGGTTACAGCTCAGACTCATGAAAGTGCTGATTCAGCCATGCTCTCTAGTCTGCCCCTGGGCTTTTTTATAGTTGGTAGTATGGTGATGTTAATTGGAGCAAGATACATCTCAGATTTATCAGATTAA